The DNA window TGTCTGATATGAAAATGTAGTGCAAAATGTTATACACAACatcaaaattataaaataaaacttagtGACAATCAGGAAATTACcaaatctttctctctctattttcaacagaaaacatgatTGAGTCAAAATGGCGCCTTTTGTTCTGCCAAAtgatcaacaacacaacaatctGTGGTTTTTTCTATCCATCTACTACCATCTACCATGTTCTTCTGAAGGCAGACTGAGCTCCACACACCCTGTGGAGTATTGCATTGAACTAGTTCAGTAATTTAATATGTATGTCACACTTGAGGGTGTTAATTACCTGAGACTCTCAACTTAACACCATTACTTCCTGTATTCCCTGTTAATAGAATAATCTGAAGAAAAAGTGACCAAGATGTGAGTTTAGAAGGCAGGTGGAGGTGAGGCCTGGGGTTACACTAGAGCTGCACATTAACACTGAACAGAACAATTAATATACAAAACGTTGTCAGCATCAGCAGCCCTGAATCATGTGCACAATATATCCTGACAATTCCTATTCTAGGTCATAATTCCCAAATTTTATCCATTGCAGTCTTACAAGTCTAAAAtccacagctcacacacagttcaacagaTCCAACCTAGGAGTAGCCGCAGTCATTAAAAttcaacaaagacacaaagttcATTTTAACTATCTTATgttgaaaatggaaataataaaataaacaattctgTTTAGACCGATGAACGTTTCAGCTGTCAATCCTACACAGGTCAAGTAGTATCAGCTGTACAAGAGGGAAGAAGAGCAGTGGTTCCACAGCAAGTGTTTGTCATGTGAGCAGTCGGGCTTATTAGCACTGTAGAGGACAGCCCAGAGGTTCTGCAACAGCTGACATTAGTCCAGGATGGGAAACTTGTAGCATCATGATGCCACTATAATAATGAACTGAGGAAGAGAGATTCCCAAATCATCACCCCCATCATCACCGTCCATCAACTGTCTTTATAGATAAACAGGATATCCTCATCTGTCCCATAGCTTCGCCGAGCCTCCTCGAAGTTAGTGACGCTTGTGCAGCACACCCctatttaaaaatcaaacaaacaaacaaacaaacaaacaaaaacaaaaaaacacagacacacactgagtaACTGAAAACCATTAATTTCATACAACTAAAGAAGGGCTGTATCTAactattatttacattataaattaatttattggTCGTTTCTTAGACTATATGTTGACtgattaatatataaaatatctaGAAACTGTAGCACAAAACTTTAACTTCTTTTATTCAGAAACAATTATACCACATGCTACTTCAGTTTACTCACTGTCAGAATATGCAGGGTTGTTGTAGAAAATACTTTCGGTGGTCCTGTTGAAGCCACACACTACCACAAAGTGTCCCTGGTACTCTGGCTTCCGGCAGAAACACTTCTGACCCACAGGCAGGAAGCAGCAGTATTTTACAGGTGAGGAGCACAGTTCACATGTCAGGACGACAGCATTTACCAGCACTATGGCAACGTGGCCCTGCTCCAGATGAGACTGGATTTCCTCCACTGTCACAGAGCTGTACAAAGATAGCCAGGTGTTAGGTATACATTGTTGAAGGCAAAACTATGTGGCTCATTCAGCTAAATAATAGATGACAGAAAACTCACCATTTTCTTACCACCACACCTTTGCTCTCAGCCTTAAGGAAGAGCTCATTTACTCTGTCTTCTTCGGTATCAAAATGCTTCTTGTAAAAGGACTGCAAACCATACCAGACGAACAAAGACGTTATCACTCTCAGATCTAGAATAAATCCAGTCCGGTTGAGACAATATTGATATGTTAGGCTACACACAGTACCTGATTCCTAAAGCCCTTATCAACTCCCAGAGTCTGTGTGCAAAAGCAGTGTCTGATTCCTAGATGGCACATGAGGTAGGCCAGGTCAACAGTCCACACGCTCTCCGTCAGCTTCAGCTCCCAGCATGCCCTCTGAAACTCCTCATCACTGACTGGGTGCAGGTACCTGTTGCATTGGACAACACTGTAAGTCCCTGTAGTTAACCCTGTGTAACCATGTTACACTACACAACATGCGAGACAGTCTCCTTTAATGTTTATTTAGGTGTAACAGGTCATGGCTGTGCACTTACTTGAGGACCATCCTGCAGCAGGCTAACCCACAGTCCCAGTGGTACAGCTGGCGAATGACGGGTACGTGCAGCAGGACGGCATCATCTGAGAAAACGCGCATGCTATTATTACTCTTTAAACACtcctaaaacattttgtaaaggACAAACCGACACCGCCCAAAAACACTGCGTTGGGTTAATGTTACCCAGGTTAGCTCAATCTGCATCTAGTAGTTAACCTAATGTGTTGGCACCGGTGTGATCGTGTCACTCACCTGTCATTCTGTTGTCTTCTTTCTCAGAATAGCGCTCAACCAGCTAACTCTAGACAAGCTGCTCAGTCTAGTTTATACCATTTAAGCCGAGGTTGTTTCCTCATCGATGCTAACTAGACAAACCAGTTTCCCAGCTGCAGGTCGAGCTAACGGTGTTGACTTGTCTGTTGGCTGCTTCACTGCTGACACAGCGAGACTAGCTCTTCAGCGCACCTCACTGCTAAACACTGGTTACTTCACTAAACAAATAAGGCAAAAAAAGTGTTATCTTCTAAAGCGCTCCTTTTCCTCACACCTCTGTTGTTTGCTAACTAGCGTTAGCTCACTAACAAGCTGTCTGTtcgttttcttcttcttctggggTTTTACGGCAGCTGACTTCCTTTATGTCTCATCACTGCCGCCTGTCGGTTTTACACAAACGTTGACGTTTGACTATCCACCATTGATCCTTCACTTCTCATTAAATCTACTTTCTTCTGAATTGAATGTAGCAGTTTTGTTGCACTACTCCAATCTTATGCTTTTCCACTCTGAATATACCAAACTAATGATGATTTCTATTGCTGCTTTTTTTACTGATAAACTGGAggtttatggatgtagtgagagaggacatggagttaaatggaggcagaggaTTCGCTGTGACCCCTGAAtgggaaaagaagaagatttCTTATGTTTTACTACTTTATTTACCAGGGTTTGCAGGGATGTCTAAGTGTGATGATTTCCCTCTGGTTAGCTATTAATGAATTGGTGAACAATATTTcctataataattatttaagcTAATCCTGATGGTTGCTGGCTATACCTCTTTAATGCAGACATGGAGTCACTAgttagtattttttttgttcaactAATTCAACCAGTTCCATCCAGGTAGGTCTCACAAGCTTCCCACATCTATGTGTATGCTTGCTATTGTTTATCATAATGGAACATAGGGTGGGACTTGAACACTTCCCTGAGGTGTTCCATTTTACACAATATGCTTATTTGATATTTCTGATCCTTTTGACTTGGATAGTTCTTACACTTAGGAAGTCCAAAATGCAACTGAGCATTTTGCCTCAGACTCCATTTGTATGTAATTTACTCATCAATCTATCTTTATAGCATGCCATGCACATTTTCCATATCAGGAAAACATTGCAGCTACTGTATCTTCATTCACTTGTGCTTCCCTTATCTTATCCTCTTGACACAGCATAGGATCCATTGTGCCCCATTGTGCTAAACTCCATACTACTGCTGTCACAGTCTGTCTCCATGCCTGCCATCCTGACAGTTTGTAAGGGACTGGGCACAGATACTGTTAAGGTTTAAGGTTTTGCtgtcacagagaaacacaaagacctGACCTGACTTGATAGATGTAGATTTATTTCATAGTCAAtctttacatgcacacacttaatCTATCTTACTGAAGAACTAGAATGATGGTAAAGACTATTTCTGGAGCAGGTTGAGATGACTGCAGAAAAATATCTCCATGTTGAAGTGACACGTTACTGAGTACCATAGGTGGTTTCCATTGACACCtgtaacataacacaacataaaacaataaaaagtgtaTTATCTGTGGAGTAATgagtgacaaacacaaagtaatatGTTACTCAATAATACTGAAATGATGgtaaatgtgaaactgaaactttaGTTGCTTACTGATTCAGTGTCGTCATCGTtcaaatgtgtgattttattttttttgtaaagatcTTTTTTACTCGAGCATGTCAACAGAATCCAGTCACACACTTTGGGAGCCTGAAGGAAAACACATATCACAGTCACATCTGGGTGCTATCATCTTTTCCAAATAAGTGCTTTCAATCATATTGTCAGACTTAATGTCTACTCACCAATCCAAGAATTGTTAACGCTGCACCTAAATTAATAATAGTTGGTACAATTCCAAATTTACCTCCCTGTAAGATAAAAGTAAGAACTTAAACTAGTATCAGTGCaaagtgagcacacacactttgaGGAAGCCATTGAAATTACAAGAGATTACAAGACTGATCTAAGCCTCACAGTGCCAAACACAATGATGTCGAATCGGATCCCGTATGCTTTGATCAAGGTTCTGCTTTCCTGTCCATCTGGAGTCTGGTAGTATTTGGCAAACCTAAAGGAAACATTAGTTATATCAGTGTTTTCACATGGAGCCATTCATAACTAACTGTGACTGTGTCAATCATTGTACCTGAAGTTGTATCCAGGAGCCACATTGTTGACAGGGTTTTTGCTGTCCAGCCTACGGAAGCTGTACTTGGGGAAACATCTGTGTGCCCCCCAGTCCAGATCACAGCTCCAGTCAATGAAAATACCCAGGATGCCACCCttcataaacatgcacaaagtTGAATCATTTGAACATGATGTAACTGTGTATAACTGCAGACAGACTAATATGACACTTTAATCACTTgtaaaaaatagaagagaaagcttgttatatttaattttagatgTACTTTCACAGCCATGTCTTGAAAGTCCTCTCCAGCCTCCGAAGCAATGTTTTTGAGGCGGAATATGGGGCAGTAGGGGTCTGTAGAACGATTGAATTCACACTTCTTCAGGTATGAAGAGTTAATATGTGGCAGTATGCTTCTTCTGAAAGTGGaaggaagacacacacacgtgatGTAATATCACCTGTGCTGCACTGATAAGTAACCTCTGCCTCCTGGATTTCTGTTGTCCTCAAATACAGTAGACTGACCTGTTAACTTTGAACTTTGGGTATGTTATGCTGTTTTTAATCAGCACAGTGAagtctgctgctgcattcaggAGTGCAGGTCTGTACGGCAGAAAATCAGCATTGTGAAATTTCAGAGTGAAATGTTTCAGAGTGTATTTCAACTTGTAAAGAGGAACTTTAACACAGAGTAAAATGTTGTTCAGTGTTGGAGTTATTTGACAGAGTTGATCACACCAGAGTTAGCTCAAATCCTATAGATATGTAACTATACAGTttcaagaaaaagtatatgaaccttttggaattgtaatagttttctttattaatttgtcataaaacatgatcagatcttcatctaagtcaagattattgAGAAATATAATGTTCccaaag is part of the Anabas testudineus chromosome 9, fAnaTes1.2, whole genome shotgun sequence genome and encodes:
- the gucd1 gene encoding protein GUCD1 — translated: MTDDAVLLHVPVIRQLYHWDCGLACCRMVLKYLHPVSDEEFQRACWELKLTESVWTVDLAYLMCHLGIRHCFCTQTLGVDKGFRNQSFYKKHFDTEEDRVNELFLKAESKGVVVRKCSVTVEEIQSHLEQGHVAIVLVNAVVLTCELCSSPVKYCCFLPVGQKCFCRKPEYQGHFVVVCGFNRTTESIFYNNPAYSDRVCCTSVTNFEEARRSYGTDEDILFIYKDS
- the LOC113150144 gene encoding P2X purinoceptor 4-like, which encodes MSKSARFGCLCCTYDYETPKTLVIQSTKIGCMFRLVQFVVLLYVVGYVCVVRKAYQERDSVISSVTTKVKGFAYTNTSYMEPRLWDVADYVIPPQGENSFYVLTNVIMTPKQTQSRCPELPSPSTTCVDNHNCFEGHNDPRGSGIQTGLCVNYSATVQTCEVLSWCPLEEHTKLPKPALLNAAADFTVLIKNSITYPKFKVNRRSILPHINSSYLKKCEFNRSTDPYCPIFRLKNIASEAGEDFQDMAVKGGILGIFIDWSCDLDWGAHRCFPKYSFRRLDSKNPVNNVAPGYNFRFAKYYQTPDGQESRTLIKAYGIRFDIIVFGTGGKFGIVPTIINLGAALTILGLAPKVCDWILLTCSSKKDLYKKNKITHLNDDDTESVSMETTYGTQ